In one window of Drosophila ananassae strain 14024-0371.13 chromosome XR, ASM1763931v2, whole genome shotgun sequence DNA:
- the LOC116655303 gene encoding uncharacterized protein LOC116655303 → MGLDRSPEKMASGESSKPVCSICKAEIETAAESSRTTCNHEFHRRCIESHFQKSRLCPVCKYQCGPSGSKAPDARETRSRSRMQQSEPTRSLAASDPYISANAEGNVHERGRNPSTLLSTSSSRPVEADMIVNDLTLLEVERRLSVMLSERLEDCVGACLQKLLGTPNGSSSNDAGTAQANEGERQRRNSEIATDNRDLLTLENTSFNRNRTGPTVASPRSQHSRVSELEQRPDKVAQILNSWRIKYSGTGVTVDNFIYRVEALTHQTLEGNFGILCRYANVLFEGKANEFYWRFHKSVGVVRWDRLCEALRMQFRQGRDDGDIEELIRNRKQKPNESFDSFFDSISVLTDQLEQPWGTAKLVRVLKNNLRPEIRHEILNVEVSSVSDLREICRRRESFLEDVRRTHGYGKSNPFKRDVSEIIPGDEGKPTESDDEEAVEAFTLVCWNCQEEGHRYQECVEERRIFCYGCGAADTYKPSCLKCSKNFKGSTAKPKYRPKTSSARPNQSTITE, encoded by the coding sequence atgggtTTGGACCGGTCCCCGGAAAAGATGGCTTCTGGAGAAAGCTCAAAGCCTGTGTGTTCCATTTGCAAGGCTGAGATCGAAACGGCAGCCGAGTCCTCAAGAACAACCTGTAATCACGAGTTCCATAGGCGGTGTATAGAATCCCATTTTCAAAAAAGCAGACTCTGTCCGGTTTGCAAATACCAATGTGGGCCATCTGGGAGTAAGGCGCCGGACGCACGCGAAACCCGGTCAAGATCTCGTATGCAACAATCAGAACCTACGAGGAGTTTAGCCGCTAGCGATCCGTATATCAGCGCTAATGCTGAGGGGAATGTACACGAGAGGGGGCGCAATCCCAGCACTTTGCTGTCTACCAGCTCCTCAAGACCCGTAGAAGCTGATATGATCGTAAACGATCTGACGTTATTAGAAGTGGAGAGACGACTCTCAGTTATGTTGTCCGAAAGGCTAGAAGACTGCGTAGGAGCCTGTCTACAAAAACTATTGGGAACGCCGAATGGTTCCTCGTCCAATGATGCAGGCACTGCTCAGGCGAACGAGGGCGAAAGACAAAGGAGAAATAGTGAAATAGCTACCGATAATAGAGATTTACTCACGTTAGAAAATACTTCCTTCAACCGGAATAGGACAGGACCGACGGTAGCATCACCAAGGTCACAACATAGCAGAGTTAGCGAGTTGGAGCAAAGACCAGATAAAGTAGCTCAAATCCTAAACAGTTGGAGAATAAAATATTCAGGAACCGGTGTAACGGTGGACAACTTTATATACCGAGTTGAAGCCCTTACGCATCAAACTTTGGAAGGGAATTTCGGGATACTATGCCGGTATGCAAATGTCTTGTTTGAAGGCAAagcaaatgaattttattggaGATTCCACAAGTCGGTTGGTGTAGTTCGTTGGGACAGATTATGCGAGGCTCTGCGAATGCAATTTAGGCAAGGAAGAGATGATGGCGATATCGAGGAGCTAATACGGAACCGAAAGCAAAAACCCAATGAAAGCTTTGATAGTTTCTTTGACAGCATCTCAGTGTTAACAGATCAGCTCGAACAACCATGGGGTACGGCGAAGTTAGTCCGAGTactcaaaaataatttgagACCGGAGATTCGGCACGAAATTTTAAACGTGGAAGTTAGCTCCGTTTCTGATTTGAGAGAGATATGTAGGCGCCGGGAATCCTTTCTTGAAGACGTGAGGCGTACTCATGGTTACGGCAAAAGTAATCCATTTAAAAGGGACGTTTCGGAGATAATACCTGGTGATGAGGGAAAGCCTACTGAGTCCGATGATGAAGAGGCTGTAGAAGCTTTTACTCTTGTATGTTGGAACTGCCAAGAAGAGGGACACCGCTACCAAGAATGTGTAGAGGAACGACGGATTTTTTGTTATGGTTGCGGTGCGGCCGACACTTATAAACCAAGCTGTCTAAAGTGTTCAAAAAACTTCAAAGGCAGCACTGCGAAGCCGAAGTACAGACCGAAGACTTCCAGTGCTCGACCAAATCAATCAACGATTACCGAATAG